A genomic stretch from Shewanella woodyi ATCC 51908 includes:
- a CDS encoding ATP-binding protein, producing the protein MKRLFISLYLLISLSILGIGWTLDNIWQNNVEDSGAMDAPLIALAQLLGKLPEQERLDYLKQIDHSPNYPLELVDSSQIALSDHSALTDNSVLITTVSDHFELHFIKVNNQILVAGPIEIDPRARLRKLFTLLFYLSLGLIALIWVWPLSRDLKTLRNATQEFGQAKWDTQIELSPRSQVLPLATTFNEMAKQISSLIESQKHLSNAVSHEIRTPLARLKFALALMPQYCQPDSDEQRRTEFLEEMKLDVKEMENLLQELLTYASLESQQKEVNLEHCDLTALTLQTIKRLSSQSTPPIHFNKGAQPAYIMGDPSLIERAIQNLITNAQRFAQDAIDIKIEQNKQLVTLSVTNDGPGIPKEDQAKIFEPFYRSKSVQNGNKGHGLGLAIIKRIMERHQGEVELISSEEKTSFILTWPNPK; encoded by the coding sequence TTGAAACGACTTTTTATCAGTCTATACCTGCTTATCAGTTTAAGCATCTTAGGAATTGGCTGGACACTCGATAATATTTGGCAGAACAATGTCGAAGATAGCGGTGCAATGGATGCACCGCTCATTGCGCTGGCACAGCTTCTAGGAAAATTGCCTGAGCAGGAGCGGCTCGATTATTTAAAGCAGATAGATCACTCCCCGAACTACCCCCTTGAACTTGTAGACTCAAGTCAAATAGCTCTGTCAGATCATAGCGCCCTGACCGACAACAGTGTACTTATTACCACAGTAAGCGATCATTTCGAGCTACATTTTATCAAGGTTAATAACCAAATTTTGGTCGCAGGCCCAATTGAGATAGATCCCAGAGCTAGACTACGTAAGCTTTTTACCCTCTTGTTCTACCTCTCTTTAGGGCTTATAGCCCTTATCTGGGTATGGCCACTCTCAAGAGATTTAAAGACGCTGCGTAATGCGACTCAGGAGTTTGGACAAGCAAAGTGGGACACCCAGATAGAGCTATCTCCCAGATCGCAAGTTCTCCCCTTAGCCACAACCTTTAATGAGATGGCGAAGCAGATAAGTAGCCTCATAGAGAGTCAAAAGCACTTATCAAATGCGGTATCCCATGAGATCCGCACCCCTCTTGCTAGACTCAAATTTGCCTTAGCTTTAATGCCGCAGTATTGCCAGCCTGACTCAGATGAGCAACGCAGAACCGAGTTTCTCGAAGAGATGAAACTTGATGTAAAAGAGATGGAGAACCTGCTTCAGGAGCTACTCACCTACGCCAGTCTGGAGTCTCAACAAAAAGAGGTCAACCTTGAACATTGCGATCTCACGGCTTTGACTTTGCAAACAATTAAACGCCTCTCATCACAAAGTACACCACCAATTCATTTCAATAAGGGAGCGCAACCAGCCTATATAATGGGCGATCCCTCACTGATTGAAAGAGCAATACAGAACCTCATTACCAATGCCCAGCGATTTGCCCAAGATGCCATCGATATAAAGATTGAACAAAATAAACAGCTTGTCACTCTTAGTGTCACCAATGATGGACCAGGGATCCCAAAGGAAGATCAAGCTAAAATTTTTGAGCCTTTCTACCGCAGTAAGTCTGTACAAAATGGCAATAAAGGCCATGGTTTAGGTCTCGCCATCATTAAGCGGATAATGGAGCGACATCAAGGAGAGGTTGAGCTTATCAGCTCAGAAGAGAAAACCAGTTTTATTCTAACTTGGCCTAATCCTAAGTAA
- a CDS encoding MipA/OmpV family protein yields the protein MNRLKLLFLSAIFIPFLSWGDIDVPCENDLECIEVGQWDLGIAFGYGERSNPLKDYSDIPIYLVPTFAYYGDSWFFDNGNIGYTLVEEERYTLNLSTSFSTDSAYFQRWDPSNIFLAGSNKFEANSIAANGRTLLMSDEPEPDVGPLEKRRFTYLGGLDAFIYTRAGIINLSVAHDMLNVHQGTEARLKWLYNFPVQNWNFEFALRLDWKSEEVVDYYYGVRESESPYWNQAYQAKSALNVGIELTTHYVMTQHWDLIFLARYTQIADEIANSPLLDQDHTSTFYLGTSYRF from the coding sequence ATGAACAGGCTAAAACTGCTCTTCCTCAGCGCTATTTTTATCCCCTTCCTCTCCTGGGGTGATATAGACGTACCCTGTGAAAATGATCTTGAATGCATTGAGGTTGGTCAATGGGATCTTGGTATTGCATTTGGTTATGGCGAGCGCAGCAATCCCCTGAAAGATTACTCTGACATACCTATCTATTTAGTGCCGACCTTTGCTTATTACGGTGATAGCTGGTTTTTCGATAATGGAAATATAGGGTACACCTTAGTGGAAGAGGAGAGGTATACACTGAACCTTTCCACCAGTTTCAGTACCGACAGCGCTTACTTTCAACGTTGGGATCCGTCGAATATATTTCTAGCTGGCTCCAATAAGTTTGAAGCTAACTCAATCGCAGCAAATGGGCGAACTCTCCTCATGAGTGATGAGCCTGAGCCCGACGTCGGCCCTCTAGAGAAACGTAGGTTTACTTACTTAGGTGGCCTTGATGCATTTATCTATACTCGAGCGGGTATCATCAACTTATCAGTCGCCCACGATATGCTAAATGTGCACCAGGGCACCGAAGCCAGATTAAAATGGCTCTATAATTTTCCTGTTCAAAATTGGAACTTCGAATTTGCACTGAGATTAGACTGGAAAAGTGAAGAGGTCGTAGATTACTATTACGGCGTTAGAGAGAGTGAGAGTCCCTATTGGAATCAAGCTTACCAAGCTAAATCAGCATTAAATGTAGGGATTGAATTGACTACCCATTACGTCATGACTCAGCACTGGGATCTCATATTTTTAGCCCGATACACTCAAATTGCCGATGAAATAGCCAATAGTCCGCTACTAGATCAAGACCATACCAGTACTTTTTATCTTGGTACAAGTTATAGGTTTTAA
- a CDS encoding acyl-CoA dehydrogenase, protein MARVHFDWTDPLQLNALLSDEERMIRDSVYDYAQDKLMSRVLMANREEHFDREIMNELGEMGLLGATLPEKYGCSNVNYVSYGLVAREIERVDSGYRSAMSVQSSLVMYPIYAYGSEEQRVKYLPKLATGEWVGCFGLTEPDVGSDPGGMKTRAERIDGGYRLNGAKMWITNSPIADVFIVWAKLEGKIRGFILEKGMKGLSAPKIEGKFSLRASVTGEIVMDNVEVPESALMPNAEGLQGPFGCLNKARYGIAWGALGAAEFCWHGARQYTLDRVQFNRPLAANQLIQKKLADMQTEITTGLFACLQAGRLMDQEALPVEAISLIKRNSCGKALDIARMSRDMHGGNGISDEFHIIRHVMNLEAVNTYEGTHDIHALILGRAQTGIQAFS, encoded by the coding sequence ATGGCGCGAGTGCATTTTGACTGGACAGACCCTTTACAGCTAAACGCTTTACTCTCTGATGAGGAGAGAATGATACGCGACAGTGTATATGATTATGCTCAGGATAAGCTGATGAGTCGGGTGTTAATGGCTAATCGCGAGGAGCATTTTGATCGGGAGATCATGAATGAGCTTGGTGAGATGGGCCTACTTGGTGCGACCTTGCCTGAAAAATATGGCTGCTCGAATGTCAATTATGTTAGCTATGGGCTAGTAGCGCGTGAAATTGAGCGTGTTGACAGTGGTTATCGTTCAGCCATGAGTGTGCAATCCTCTTTGGTGATGTACCCGATATATGCCTATGGCAGCGAGGAGCAGAGAGTGAAATACCTGCCTAAGTTAGCTACAGGTGAGTGGGTAGGCTGCTTTGGCCTAACAGAGCCTGATGTGGGCTCAGATCCTGGTGGCATGAAGACTCGTGCAGAGCGTATCGATGGAGGCTATAGGCTTAATGGTGCCAAGATGTGGATCACTAACTCACCGATTGCCGATGTGTTTATTGTCTGGGCTAAATTGGAGGGTAAGATCCGCGGCTTCATTCTAGAAAAAGGGATGAAAGGGTTAAGCGCTCCTAAAATTGAGGGTAAGTTTTCACTGCGAGCATCGGTGACCGGTGAGATCGTGATGGATAATGTTGAGGTCCCAGAGTCAGCATTAATGCCCAATGCTGAGGGGTTACAAGGGCCATTTGGCTGTTTAAATAAAGCTAGGTATGGTATTGCCTGGGGAGCACTTGGCGCTGCCGAGTTTTGCTGGCATGGTGCGCGTCAGTATACCTTAGACAGAGTTCAATTTAACCGTCCATTGGCTGCCAATCAGCTTATCCAAAAGAAGCTAGCGGACATGCAAACTGAAATAACGACGGGTCTGTTTGCCTGTTTACAAGCGGGACGGTTAATGGATCAAGAAGCCCTACCTGTTGAAGCTATCTCATTAATTAAAAGAAACTCATGCGGTAAAGCGTTAGATATCGCCCGTATGTCTCGTGATATGCATGGAGGCAACGGTATCTCAGACGAGTTCCATATCATTCGCCATGTGATGAACCTAGAAGCGGTGAATACCTATGAAGGGACTCACGATATTCATGCCCTTATTTTAGGTCGTGCCCAGACAGGGATTCAGGCTTTTAGTTAA
- a CDS encoding response regulator: MTDPQSTHRVLLVEDDIRLANLIVDYLKSHGMHVEVERRGDTVLTRLINYKPDIILLDIMLPGMDGLTLCEKLPDYFAGPILLMSALGSNEDQIKGLELGADDYVVKPVDPALLIARINNLLRRTAKPPKVESHCLSFGKLSIDPHTQAIRLGDLEVDLTSHEFELLWLLASQAGQVLSRQYIYQYLLNIDFDGKDRKIDVRVSRLRKKLGDNIETPFRIKTVWGQGYLFAPEAWTT; the protein is encoded by the coding sequence ATGACAGACCCTCAATCGACCCATAGAGTCTTACTGGTAGAGGACGATATTCGCCTTGCCAACTTGATTGTGGATTATTTAAAGTCCCATGGAATGCACGTTGAAGTTGAGCGTCGCGGTGACACAGTGCTAACTCGCCTGATTAACTATAAACCAGATATTATACTGCTGGATATTATGCTACCAGGAATGGATGGACTCACATTATGTGAGAAATTACCCGACTACTTTGCCGGCCCCATCTTATTGATGAGTGCATTAGGTTCAAACGAAGATCAGATCAAAGGTTTAGAGCTAGGTGCCGACGACTATGTCGTTAAACCTGTCGATCCCGCTCTGCTTATCGCCAGAATTAATAACCTTTTACGCCGTACTGCTAAGCCGCCGAAAGTTGAATCTCACTGCTTGTCATTCGGTAAGCTGAGCATAGACCCTCACACTCAGGCTATTAGACTTGGCGACCTTGAAGTGGATCTAACCAGTCATGAGTTTGAACTACTTTGGCTATTGGCATCTCAAGCAGGACAGGTATTAAGCAGGCAATATATCTACCAATATCTGTTGAATATCGACTTCGATGGTAAAGACAGAAAGATAGATGTCAGAGTCTCAAGACTAAGAAAGAAGCTGGGCGACAACATAGAAACCCCGTTCAGAATTAAAACTGTTTGGGGCCAAGGTTACCTATTTGCACCAGAAGCTTGGACAACCTAA
- the tnpA gene encoding IS200/IS605-like element ISShwo2 family transposase → MSRYEKASHVYWRCQYHIVWTPKYRFRILKNKLGKDVYRCIHVYSEQLGCVVVELNVQIDHVHLVIKVPPKLSISKLMGALKGKIALKMFSKYPYLRKNKLWGNHFWQRGYFVDTVGINEEVIRRYVRHQEKVEKQEQPQLDLK, encoded by the coding sequence ATGAGTAGATATGAGAAAGCATCGCATGTGTATTGGCGATGTCAATATCACATAGTTTGGACACCTAAGTATAGGTTTAGGATTTTAAAGAATAAGTTAGGAAAAGATGTTTACCGATGTATTCATGTCTATAGTGAGCAGTTAGGGTGTGTGGTTGTAGAGTTGAATGTACAAATAGACCATGTACATCTGGTTATCAAAGTTCCTCCGAAGCTATCGATTTCAAAGTTGATGGGTGCTTTAAAAGGTAAAATTGCTTTGAAAATGTTTAGCAAGTATCCGTATCTTCGGAAAAATAAGCTATGGGGAAATCACTTTTGGCAAAGAGGTTACTTTGTTGACACAGTGGGGATTAATGAGGAAGTGATTCGAAGATATGTAAGGCATCAAGAAAAGGTTGAAAAACAGGAGCAGCCGCAATTAGATTTGAAGTAG
- a CDS encoding DUF3019 domain-containing protein, with protein MQITKFITLLLLLLFIVGSSQIFADEADELGAKLMVAPEFCITSGDQLTCELKVLLEWQNQQPRAICILSDYEGMAKWCSEDDKVNSLSLNVSTTEDIQFVMIDKETHETLAGVKLKVTQTAEPKVRRRYRNPWSLF; from the coding sequence GTGCAAATTACCAAGTTCATAACACTCTTACTCCTGCTCCTCTTCATCGTGGGCAGTAGTCAGATATTTGCAGATGAAGCAGATGAGTTAGGCGCCAAGCTCATGGTTGCACCGGAGTTTTGCATCACTTCAGGTGATCAACTTACCTGTGAGCTCAAGGTACTTCTTGAGTGGCAAAATCAGCAACCAAGAGCTATCTGCATTTTATCTGATTATGAAGGCATGGCTAAGTGGTGCTCAGAAGACGATAAAGTAAATTCGTTAAGTTTGAATGTAAGCACAACTGAAGACATTCAATTTGTAATGATAGATAAAGAAACACATGAAACCCTCGCTGGGGTAAAACTTAAAGTCACACAGACTGCAGAGCCCAAAGTGAGAAGACGCTACCGTAACCCTTGGAGTTTATTCTAA